The Chlorobaculum sp. MV4-Y genome contains the following window.
ACGTGGCGCAAGACGTGATCGTCACCATCGACGACTGCGGCACCACCCGTGGTCTGCACGTGGAGCGCAACATCGAGGAGGAGACCAGCGGCCAGATCAAGTTCCGCGAGAAGATCAAAGGCCGCGTCGCCGCTCGCGACATCGTCGATGTCACCACCGACAATGTCGTGGTGAAGGCTGGCGAGATCATCACCGACGAACTGGCCGACCTGATCCAGGACACGGCGGGCGTCGAAGAGGCGGAAATCCGCTCGGTGCTTACCTGCGAATCCAAGGTGGGTATCTGCTCGAAGTGCTACGGCACCAACCTTTCGGTGCACAAGCTGGTCGAAATCGGTGAGGCTGTCGGCGTGATCGCGGCGCAGTCCATTGGCGAGCCGGGTACGCAGCTGACGCTCCGTACGTTCCACCAGGGCGGTGCGGCGCAGGGCGGTATCTCTGAAACCGAGACCAAGGCGTTCTACGAAGGTCAGGTCGAGCTTGAAGATGTCAAGAGCGTTGAGCACTCCATCATTACCGAGGACGGCGTCGAGGAGACCCGGCAGATTGTCATCCAGAAAAACGGCAAGCTCAACATCATCGACCCCGATTCTGGCAAGGTGCTCAAGCGTTACGTCGTACCGCATGGCGCGCACATCAATGTGATGCATGGCCAGATCGTGCGCAAGGATCAGGTACTCTTCAGCAGCGAGCCGAACAGTACCCAGATCATCGCCGAAATGCCGGGTATCGCCAGGTTCATCGACATCGAAAAAGGCGTTACCTACAAGGAGGAGGTTGATCCGCAGACCGGTTTTGCTCAGCACACCATTATCAACTGGCGCTCCAAGCTGCGTGCATCCGAGACTCGTGAACCGCGCATCGCCATTGTGACCGAGTCTGGAGAGATCAGGAAGACCTATCCGGTGCCGATCAAGTCTAACCTCTATGTCGAGGACGGCCAGAAGATCGTGCCTGGCGATATTATTGCCAAGGTACCGAGGAACCTCGATCGCGTCGGTGGTGACATCACGGCCGGTCTGCCGAAGGTGACCGAGCTGTTCGAGGCGCGTATCCCGACCGATCCGGCTATCGTCTCTGAAATCGACGGTTACGTGAGCTTTGGTTCGCAGCGCCGCAGCAGCAAAGAGATCAAGGTCAAGAATGACTTTGGCGAAGAGAAGGTGTACTATGTACAGGTAGGTAAGCACGTGCTTGCCACCGAAGGGGACGAGGTCAAGGCGGGTGATCCGCTGACTGACGGCGCGGTCTCACCGCAGGACATCCTGCGCATCCAGGGCCCCAACGCCGTGCAGCAGTATCTGGTCAACGAAATTCAGAAGGTGTATCAGATCAACGCTGGCGTGGAGATCAACGACAAGCACCTTGAGGTGATTGTCCGCCAGATGCTGCAAAAGGTGCGCGTTGAAGAGCCGGGTGATACCGATCTGCTGCCGGGCGACCTGATCGACCGAAGCACCTTCATCGAAGCCAACGAAGCCGTGGCCGAAAAGGTCAGGGTGATCGACCGTGGTGACGCTCCGGCAAGGATCATTGAGGGCCAACTTTACAAGCAGCGAGACATCACCAAGCTCAACCGCGAGCTGCGCAGGAACAACAAGTTGCTCATCACCGTCGAGCCAGCGCTTCAGGCAACATCGCATCCTGTGCTGCTGGGTATTACCAGCGCCGCGTTGCAGACTGAAAGCGTCATCTCGGCGGCCTCGTTCCAGGAGACCACCAAGGTGCTGACCGACGCTGCTGTCGCGGGCAAGGTTGATCACCTCGCTGGTCTGAAAGAGAATGTCATTGTCGGCAAGCTCATTCCGGCCGGTACGGGTTTGCGCAAATACCGCTCAATCCGGCTTCGCAACAACGGAGCTGAAGAGGCTAAAGCTGTTGAGTCAGCATCAGCCGAGGAGAACTGAGTGTAAGGCGAGAGAAATAACGGCATCTTATTTAGAGCAATGCCGCCCTGTAACTCAAACAGGGCGGCATTTTTTTTGTGCAATGTTGAATCTTGAATGCAACAACTTTTGTTCTTGAAACCCTCGGCGACCGAAGCTTCCTGTAACGGAATCCGCTTGGACGCAGCTTCAAGCCGGCGGATCGGAGCAGTGGCCGCGAGTATTCCCTGAGAATGCTTCGTTGTTTTCTCGAAAGCTGAAAAGTCCCGAAAATCCCGGCAAGCTTATCAGCAAGAGAGAGCAGCGAACTTCAATACCAGCCGTAAGCTGAAGGTTGGGGTTGGCGGAGGGCAATACCTGAATCGTCGAATCGATACCATGACGGAAGTGTAGCAGGCTATGTGCGCTAAGGATCGAAGAAAATCAAGCCGCAGCCTCAAATGGCCCTTCGCCACGGCAGAGGCTTGGATAAAATTGAGCCTATGGACAAGTCAGGCATAGGGTTGGTTGCTTCGGGGATTTTCTACCGGAAACATAATGATCAAACCCTGTAGCCATTCAGTAAATAAATGGCTACAGGGTTTGAAAATGGTCGGGTGCAGTATGAAGAGAGGTTATGAGTTCTCTTTGTTCAGGGTTACAATTTTTCGAACCTGAAGCTATCGAGGAAGCTCGTGTCAAACTCTCCACTTCGGAACACAGGGTCGTGCATGACCTGTTTGTGGAAGGGAATGGTGGTTTTTATCCCCACGACGATGAACTCATCGAGCGCTCTGGACATGCGGGCGATCGCTTCGTCCCGGTTATGGGCGGTGACGATGAGCTTGCCGATCATGGAGTCGTAGTTCGATGGCACGACGTAGCTCGCGTAGCAGTGCGAATCGATCCGGACACCAGGGCCGCCGGGCGTGTGAAAGACCTGGATTTCGCCGGGCGAAGGCCTGAACAGGTGTTCGGGGTCTTCGGCGTTGATGCGGCATTCGATGGAGTGGCCCCTCGGCTCAAAGCTCCTTCCGGCAAGACTTGCTCCATCAGCGATACAGATCTGCTCGCGGACAAGATCGACGTCGTAGCGCTGCTCGGTCACGGGATGCTCCACCTGGATTCGCGTGTTCATCTCCATGAAATAGAACTTCTTGTGCTTGTCGAGCAGGAACTCGATGGTGCCGGCGCCTTCGTAGTTGATCGCTTTGGCTGCTGCGATGGCTGCCGCTCCCATCTCCGCCCGAAGCTCTTCGCTGACCACCGGCGACGGGGTCTCCTCGATCAGCTTCTGGTGGCGGCGCTGCACGGTGCAGTCGCGTTCGCCGAGGTGCACCACGTTGCCGTGCTGGTCAGCCAGAATCTGGATTTCGATGTGGCGTGGATTTTCAAGGAACTTCTCGATATAGACGCCGCTGTTGCCGAAGGCCATGCCGGCTTCGCTCTGGGCGGTTTTGAGATTCTTTTCGAGCTGGCTTTCTTCGTGAACCACCCTCATGCCTTTTCCGCCGCCCCCAGCCGTCGGTTTGATAATGACGGGATAGCCGATCTTTTTGGCGGTCTTGATGGCGTGAGCCACATCTTCGACCAGCCCTTCACTTCCCGGAACGACTGGCACGCCTGCCGCGATCATGGTCGATTTGGCGGTGTTTTTGTCGCCCATCCTGTTGATCATGTCAGCCGAGGGACCGATGAACTTGATATTCGAGGATTGGCAAACTTCCGAGAAATCAGCGTTTTCAGCAAGGAAGCCGTAGCCGGGATGAATGGCGTCGGCGTTGGTGACTTCAGCGGCGGCGATGATTCGCGGAATATTCAGGTAACTCTCTCTCGAAAGTGGCGGCCCGATGCAGACCGCTTCGTCGGCATACCTGACATGAAGGGAATCGGCATCGGCGGTCGAATAGACGGCCACGGTGCAAATGCCCATCTCGCGGCAGGTATGCATGACCCGCAAGGCGATCTCCCCACGGTTGGCTATGAGTATTTTCTTGAACAAGGTGCAGTGAGTATTGAAGTTATGGCTTGACTCGGAACAGAGCCTGATTGTATTCGACCGGCTGGCCGTTTTCGACGAGAACCTCGACAATGGTTCCTGAAACCTCCGATTCGATCTCGTTCATCAGCTTCATGGCTTCGATAATGCAGAGCACATCACCGGCTTTGACCTTGTCGCCTTCGTTGACAAACGGAAGAGAATCCGGGGATGGTGAGCGGTAGAAGGTGCCCACGATAGGTGAATGGATTTCGATCAGATCACTCGCGGCAGGCTCGGCGGCAGCCGGAGCCGGTTGTTCCTGCACGGCCTGAGGCACTGCGGGCTGAGGAGCCTGAACGGGTTGTTGCGCGATGACAGGCGCGGTCGGCAAAACAGCTGACACTTTCGAGTTGTTTCGTCTCAGCGTGATTTCGGATTGCCCATCCTTGATGATGACCTCATCAAGAGAGGAAATGTTGACGATCTCAATAAGCTGCTGAATTTCCTTGAGGTTCATGATTGTGGTCTTATGATTTTACGCGCAATTCGGTAACAACAGTCAAAATAATCACTTCTTAACTCTGTCCATGTACTCGCCGCTACGGGTGTCGATGCGGATGATGCTGCCGGTCTGGATGAACATTGGCACGTTCACCTCGGCGCCGGTTTCGACGATGGCCGGCTTGGTGCCGCTGGTGGCGCGGTCATCCTTGCTTGCAGGGCTGGTTTCAGTGACTTCGAGTTCGACGAAGGTCGGCAATTCAACTTCGAGGATCGAGCCGTCATCGGCAAAAACGATATCGACCATAACGGAGTCCTTGAGGAAACGAGAGGCCGAACCGATGGCCACTTCTGGCACATTGATCTGATCGAAGGTTTCGGTGTCCATCATGACATAGTCTTCACCATCACGATAGAGGTACTGGTATTTCTTTCTCTCGGTGACGATGACATCGACCTGTTCGGAGGCGCTGAAGCGGTATTCGACGTTGCGGCCTGTCTTGAGGTTTTTCATGCTGGCCTGGTAGAAGGCGCGAAGGTTGCCAGGTGTACGGTGGACAAGGCTTTCGATGCTGTGCGGCACCCCATTCCAACGGATGATGGCACCTCTTGAGACGTTGCTGATTGAAACCATGACTTGACTTGCAGATAGGCGATACAGTACTGAGCCTGAATATCGAGGTTGAAAAGTTAAAGATATGTAATATAACACAGCCAGAACTGAATAACAATGACAAGCCAAGACCCGCTTGGCACAAGGGAGAAAAACAAATTGGATGTTTGTTTGGCAGTCTTTAAATTGAATTATTGTAGTAATTGGAAATAGGTAACCTGATTTTCCTCCAATATTTAAACGGTAAACTACTTATGTCGAAAGCCGAGTTAGTAGAACAGATTGCAGAGCAGACCGGTTTGACCAAGGCTGATTCTGAAAGAGCGGTCAATGCATTCATCAATGTGGTGACCTCAACCCTGAAGAGCGGTGATGATGTGACTCTGGTGGGTTTTGGTACTTTTACCACTGGCGACCGGGCAGAGCGACAGGGCCGCAATCCCCAGACAGGCAAGACCATCACCATTGCCGCCAAGAAGGTTGTCAAGTTCAAACCGGGCAAAGCGCTGAAAGAAGAGGTCGGTTGCTGAGCCATTACCGGAGCTTACAAGCCCATCGAACGATTTTTCAAGGTCCATCATTCGCATGAGCAGTGATGGACTTTTTTTTAAGGAGCAAGCATACTATGGCGGCGAAAGTAGTTCTCGATTTTGAAAAACCCCTTTATGAGCTTGAAGAGAAGCTCAATGAAATGAGGGTTTATCTGAAAAGCGGCGAGGTCGATTCAATGTCGGAAGGCCGCGCAGGCCTGAAGCGCGAGATCGAATCGCTTGAAGCAAAGGTCGAATCGCTTCGCAAAACGATCTACAAGAATCTGACCCGCTGGCAGAGGGTGCAGCTGGCCCGGCATCCGGAACGTCCCTATACGCTTGATTACATCTATATGATGATGAAGGATTTCGTCGAGCTGTCAGGTGATCGTAACTTTGGCGATGACAAGGCGATCATCGGCGGTTTTGCCCGGCTTGAGGACGAATCTGCCGGTTTTTCGCAGAGCGTCATGGTGATTGGTCACCAGAAGGGGCGCGATACCCGGTCGAATCTCTACCGGAATTTTGGCATGGCTCAGCCTGAGGGTTATCGCAAAGCGCTCCGCCTCATGAAGCTCGCGGAAAAATTCCGTAAACCGGTCATTACGCTGATCGATACTCCGGGGGCCTTTCCCGGCATCGAGGCTGAGGAGCGCGGACAGGCCGAGGCCATTGCTCGCAACCTTTATGAAATGGCTGCTCTGAAAGTGCCGGTCATCTGCGTTATTATTGGTGAAGGTGCCAGCGGAGGCGCTATCGGCATTGGTGTTGGCGACCGCATTCTCATGGCTGAAAATGCCTGGTACTCGGTCATCTCGCCCGAAAGCTGCTCCTCGATTCTCTGGCGGAGCTGGAACTACAAGGAGCAGGCGGCCGAAGCGCTCAAGCTCACGGCGGACGATCTGTTGGCCCAAGGCATTATCGACCGGATCGTGACCGAACCGCTCGGTGGAGCGCATCACAATCCCGAAGCAATGGCAGCGGCGCTCAAATCGATTCTGATCGAGGAGTTGCAGGGTTTGCTCACAAAAGATGCTCGTACGCTGGTGGACGAACGAATCGCAAAGTTCTCCTCAATGGGAGTGTGGGAAGAGAGCTGACAGTCTTTCAAAGCGAAACCCAAAAAGCAGTCTCTACTTGTCAGGTCTGCTTTTTTTACGTCATCGTTTTTTCGTCCTGTTCACGCCGTTTACCAAGTCCACATCGTTCATCGAAGTTTTGGCCCCAAAAAACCCCGGCGATGAACCGGGGTTTTCTGCTGGTATGTCGCAGTACGATCAGTTGATCGTCCAGGTGCTGTTGCCGGCGAGCAGCTCTTCGAGCGTGCCTTCGCCTTTTTCCTGCGCCTTGCCGATCTGGGCGTCGAGCGCCTGTTCGTAGGTGAAGCGGTCTTCCACATAGAAGATGCCGAACGGCCTCGGCAGGAACTCCTCAGTGCTGTTCGGGTCGTCGAAGAAGCGCGACAGGATGTTGGCCTTGATGAGGTCGTTTTCGTTGTGAATCCAGAGATCATCTTTCGAAATGCCCGATTTTTCGAGGTCAATCACTGTCGGCTTGAAGCCGTCGAGGCGAATGCCCTTCGAGCCGTTCGCACCGAAGACCAGCGGCTGACCTTGTTCGAGGTAGAGGGTTGTGTCGTCCTTCCGCTCCTTGTCGCTGAACGGACCAAAAGCGCCGTCGTTGAAGATCGGGCAGTTCTGATAAATCTCGACGATCGAGGTGCCTTTGTGGGCGTGGGCGCGCTTGAAAATTTCCTTCATCAGCTTGCCGTCGCGATCCATGACGCGGGCCACGAAGGTGCCGCCCGCACCGAGAGTCAGGGCGATGGTGTTGATCGGATAGTCCACCACGCCGGTCGGAGAGGTGACGGTTTTCAAACCCACTTTCGAGGTCGGCGAGTACTGTCCCTTGGTCAGGCCGTAAATCTCGTTGTTGAACAGCACGACGTTGATGTCGAGGTTCCTTCTGACCGTGTGGATGTAATGGTTGCCGCCGATGGAGAGGGCGTCGCCATCGCCAGTGCCGACCCAGACGCTGAGATCAGGGCGGGCAGCCTTCAGACCGGAAGCCATTGCCATGGCGCGCCCGTGGATGCCATGCACACCGTAGGTGTTGATATAGTACGGCAGCCTTGACGAGCAGCCGATGCCCGAGACCACGACAACCTCTTCGGTTTTCAGGCACAGTTCGGCCATCGCGTTCTTGAGTTGCTGGAGAACCATGAAGTCACCACAGCCGGGGCACCATTTCGGTTCCTGGTTCGACGTGAAATCCTTGGCGGTCAGACAGGTATGTGTATCGGTCATGATTCAGAGCTCCTTTAAGATATCGGTGATTTTTTCTTCGATTTCCATCTCGTTGAACGGCAGGCCCTGAACCTTGCTGAAGCCGACCGGTTCGATGAGGAACTTGTCTCTGATGAGGCTGAGCAGCTGCCCGCAGTTGTTTTCGGGAATCAGCACTTTCTTGAAGTTTCCGAGCATCGTGCCGAGATTTTTCGGGAACGGGTTGATATAGCGGAGATGCGCGTGGGCGACGTCGAGGCCGCATTCGCGAGCCTGCTCGACGGCTTTCTTGATGGCTCCGTAGGTCGAACCCCAGCCGAGGATGAGCAGATCGCCTTTTTCCGGGCCGTTGTCGATGGTGAGATCGGGAATAATATCGGCGACCTTTGCAACCTTTTCAGCACGCAATCTGGTCATGAGTGCATGGTTTTCCGGATCGTGCGAAACGTGGCCGGTTTCATTCTGCTTTTCGAGACCGCCGATGCGGTGTTCAAGGCCGGGTGTGCCGGGGATACCCCATGGCCTGACGCCGCGCTCGTCACGTTTGTACGGCAGATATGCGGGATCGTCGGCTTTCCGTTCCGGTGAGAAGACGGGAGTGATCGATGCGAGCTCGTCCGGTGACGGCACCAGCATCGGCTCGGAGCTGAGTGCGAGGTAGCCGTCGGTGAGGCAAAGGACGGGGGTCATGTACTCGACGGCGATCTTCGCGGCTTCGTAGGCTGCATAGAAGCAGTCAACCGGCGACATGGCCGCGATGACCGGTATCGGAGCTTCGCCGTGGCGTCCGTACATGGCCATGAGCAAGTCCGACTGTTCCGGCTTGGTCGGCAAACCGGTTGACGGGCCGCCGCGCATGACGTTGATGATGACCAGAGGAATTTCGAGAATGACCGCAAGGCCCATGCCTTCGGTTTTGAGCGCAAGGCCAGGGCCGGAGGTGCTGGTGGCGGCAAGCGCGCCGCCATAGGCCGCGCCGATGCTGGTCAGGATGCCGGCAATTTCGTCTTCAGCCTGGAAGGTTTTGACGCCCCACTTCTTCAGTCCGGCAAGGGTCTGGAGAATTTCGGAAG
Protein-coding sequences here:
- the accC gene encoding acetyl-CoA carboxylase biotin carboxylase subunit, producing MFKKILIANRGEIALRVMHTCREMGICTVAVYSTADADSLHVRYADEAVCIGPPLSRESYLNIPRIIAAAEVTNADAIHPGYGFLAENADFSEVCQSSNIKFIGPSADMINRMGDKNTAKSTMIAAGVPVVPGSEGLVEDVAHAIKTAKKIGYPVIIKPTAGGGGKGMRVVHEESQLEKNLKTAQSEAGMAFGNSGVYIEKFLENPRHIEIQILADQHGNVVHLGERDCTVQRRHQKLIEETPSPVVSEELRAEMGAAAIAAAKAINYEGAGTIEFLLDKHKKFYFMEMNTRIQVEHPVTEQRYDVDLVREQICIADGASLAGRSFEPRGHSIECRINAEDPEHLFRPSPGEIQVFHTPGGPGVRIDSHCYASYVVPSNYDSMIGKLIVTAHNRDEAIARMSRALDEFIVVGIKTTIPFHKQVMHDPVFRSGEFDTSFLDSFRFEKL
- the efp gene encoding elongation factor P codes for the protein MVSISNVSRGAIIRWNGVPHSIESLVHRTPGNLRAFYQASMKNLKTGRNVEYRFSASEQVDVIVTERKKYQYLYRDGEDYVMMDTETFDQINVPEVAIGSASRFLKDSVMVDIVFADDGSILEVELPTFVELEVTETSPASKDDRATSGTKPAIVETGAEVNVPMFIQTGSIIRIDTRSGEYMDRVKK
- a CDS encoding 2-oxoacid:ferredoxin oxidoreductase subunit beta; this encodes MTDTHTCLTAKDFTSNQEPKWCPGCGDFMVLQQLKNAMAELCLKTEEVVVVSGIGCSSRLPYYINTYGVHGIHGRAMAMASGLKAARPDLSVWVGTGDGDALSIGGNHYIHTVRRNLDINVVLFNNEIYGLTKGQYSPTSKVGLKTVTSPTGVVDYPINTIALTLGAGGTFVARVMDRDGKLMKEIFKRAHAHKGTSIVEIYQNCPIFNDGAFGPFSDKERKDDTTLYLEQGQPLVFGANGSKGIRLDGFKPTVIDLEKSGISKDDLWIHNENDLIKANILSRFFDDPNSTEEFLPRPFGIFYVEDRFTYEQALDAQIGKAQEKGEGTLEELLAGNSTWTIN
- a CDS encoding acetyl-CoA carboxylase carboxyltransferase subunit alpha, whose amino-acid sequence is MAAKVVLDFEKPLYELEEKLNEMRVYLKSGEVDSMSEGRAGLKREIESLEAKVESLRKTIYKNLTRWQRVQLARHPERPYTLDYIYMMMKDFVELSGDRNFGDDKAIIGGFARLEDESAGFSQSVMVIGHQKGRDTRSNLYRNFGMAQPEGYRKALRLMKLAEKFRKPVITLIDTPGAFPGIEAEERGQAEAIARNLYEMAALKVPVICVIIGEGASGGAIGIGVGDRILMAENAWYSVISPESCSSILWRSWNYKEQAAEALKLTADDLLAQGIIDRIVTEPLGGAHHNPEAMAAALKSILIEELQGLLTKDARTLVDERIAKFSSMGVWEES
- a CDS encoding 2-oxoacid:acceptor oxidoreductase subunit alpha → MSDTAILNKNDMVISKTSVSVLFAGDSGDGMQLTGTQFANTVAVYGSDLNTFPNFPSEIRPPAGTVAGVSGFQLQFGTTGVYTPGAKFDVMIAMNAAALKANLKNLHHGGIIIADSDGFDAKNLNLSGYGEANNPLEDGTLNDYTVFKIPVVSLTRKALADTGLSVKIIDRCKNMFVLGVLYWLYSLPLETTIETLKSKFKNKQDIADANIKAVKAGYNFGDETEMFSQHGRFCVAPAQKKPGVYRRVTGNEASAIGLAAAAKKAGLELFLGSYPITPASEILQTLAGLKKWGVKTFQAEDEIAGILTSIGAAYGGALAATSTSGPGLALKTEGMGLAVILEIPLVIINVMRGGPSTGLPTKPEQSDLLMAMYGRHGEAPIPVIAAMSPVDCFYAAYEAAKIAVEYMTPVLCLTDGYLALSSEPMLVPSPDELASITPVFSPERKADDPAYLPYKRDERGVRPWGIPGTPGLEHRIGGLEKQNETGHVSHDPENHALMTRLRAEKVAKVADIIPDLTIDNGPEKGDLLILGWGSTYGAIKKAVEQARECGLDVAHAHLRYINPFPKNLGTMLGNFKKVLIPENNCGQLLSLIRDKFLIEPVGFSKVQGLPFNEMEIEEKITDILKEL
- a CDS encoding HU family DNA-binding protein; its protein translation is MSKAELVEQIAEQTGLTKADSERAVNAFINVVTSTLKSGDDVTLVGFGTFTTGDRAERQGRNPQTGKTITIAAKKVVKFKPGKALKEEVGC
- the accB gene encoding acetyl-CoA carboxylase biotin carboxyl carrier protein, with product MNLKEIQQLIEIVNISSLDEVIIKDGQSEITLRRNNSKVSAVLPTAPVIAQQPVQAPQPAVPQAVQEQPAPAAAEPAASDLIEIHSPIVGTFYRSPSPDSLPFVNEGDKVKAGDVLCIIEAMKLMNEIESEVSGTIVEVLVENGQPVEYNQALFRVKP